Below is a genomic region from Aminiphilus circumscriptus DSM 16581.
GATGGGACCGACGGGAGGACACTTTCTCAAGAAACCGCGAGTAAGGTCCAATGCACGTTCCTGCGTACAAAAGTGGTATACTGTCCTCGAAACAGGCAAAGAAGCGTATCGAACCCCCGGCGGAACACGCCGGGCTTTCGCAAAAAAAGGACACCGGACAAGAAACTTCCATCTCGAAAGGGAGTTTCGGCTGGGAAAAACGAGAGGGAGCAGCAAACATCCACAAGGAGCTTCATATCCTGCAAGAGGAGGAATCGTCATGTCCGCGCAAATGTGGGAGTCCCTGTACTCGGAGGTGGGGCGCACTCTGCAACCTTCGCCCATTCGGGAGCTGTTGAAGCTCACGAAAAAACCCGGCATGATCTCGTTCGCCGGGGGCATGCCCGACCCGGACATCTTTCCCGTGGCGGAATTCGAGGAGGCATCGGGAATCCTCGCGAACAGGGGGAAGGAAATTCTGCAGTACGGCGCCACCGAGGGATATGAGCCGCTCAAGGCTTTTCTCGCGGAATGGATGGCACCACGCATGGGACGTGTGACCGCTTCGGAGGAAATGTGCATCACCACAGGCTCGCAGCAGGTCATGGATCTTTTCGCCGCAGTCATGCTCGACCCCGGTGACGTCGTCATCGTCGAGGCTCCTACCTATCCAGGGGCACTTCATTCCCTGAAGAATCGCGGAGCCCGCTTCGTCTCCGTTCCCTGCGATGCGGAGGGCATGCAGGTGGATCTCCTTCCCGGCATCATCGAGTCCCTGCGCAAGGAAGACAAAAAAGTCAAGTTCATCTACTCCATCGTAAACTTCCAAAATCCCTCGGGAGTTACTCTGTCGGCGGCACGCCGGCGCACCCTCCTCGAAACGGCATGCAAATACGGTCTTCCCATCTTCGAGGACGATCCCTACGGCCATCTTCGCTTCGACGGCGAACACGAGCCCACGATCTTCTCCATGGACAAAGAAGGCATCGTCCTCTATGCCTGCTCTTTCTCGAAGATTCTCGCTCCGGGAACCCGCGTGGCCTGGGTTGTGGGTCCCAAGGACATCATCCGAAAAATGGTCATGGTCAAGCAGGGAAGCGATCTCTGCACCAGCGTGGTAGCACAGGCCCTGGTGTACGAATATTGCCGTCTCGGACATCTTGACGGATTCCTTCCCAAGATTCTTTCTCACTATCGGCACAAACGGGACGGCATGGCGAAGGCCTTCCGGGAGTACCTCCCGGAAAAGACGGAATATGCCGTTCCCCAGGGGGGCTTTTTCTTCTGGCTCCGCCTCCCCGGAATCGACACGAAAGAGCTTTTCTACAAGGCCGTGGATCGCGGCGTAGCCTTCGTCATCGGCGAATCCTTCTTCCCCGGTGGGGGCGGAAACGAGTTCGCCCGAACTTGCTTCACCTTCGCGAGCGAAACCGAGTGCGAAGAGGGGGCGAAACGACTGGCCCTCGCCATCGGCGACCTGGAAAAGTGACGTGCCATCCGCGTGGGAAACCGTGCGATACGAAAAATCTCCGCAGGCGAAAAGGGGGAACCGTGATACCCACTGGTGCAACGTCGTTATCCTTTTCTCCCCCGGATATCTGAATCGGGGATTTTCTTACAGAATTTCCCGAAAATCCGGGGGATAGGCTATTCCAGGAAAACTTCACGCTGCGTCCGAGAAAACGCACCGCGACGCTCCCACTTCTCCCTGAAACGGACATCCTACGCTCTATGCGGTATACTCCGACAAGAAAGACATAAACACACGATAAGGAGGCAGCAACATGACGTACTGGGAGAAGCTCTACAGTCGTACGGCCCTGGATCTGAAACCTTCACCGATCCGGGAGATGCTCCATGTGATCCGTAAGCCGGGTATGATCTCCTTTGCGGGAGGGATGCCCGACCCGGACATTTTTCCCGTGGAACAGTTCGCCGAAGCCTCGGGAATTCTCTCAAAGCAGGGACGAGACGTCCTGCAGTATGGCACCACCGAGGGATATGATCCTCTCAAGGAGTTCATCGCCACATGGACGGAACCCCGTATGGGGAGAAAAACGGACCCAGCCTCGGAAATTCTCGTCACCAGCGGCTCCACCCAGGTGGTGGACCTGCTGAACTGGTCCCTCGTGAACCCCGGGGATTGCATT
It encodes:
- a CDS encoding PLP-dependent aminotransferase family protein translates to MSAQMWESLYSEVGRTLQPSPIRELLKLTKKPGMISFAGGMPDPDIFPVAEFEEASGILANRGKEILQYGATEGYEPLKAFLAEWMAPRMGRVTASEEMCITTGSQQVMDLFAAVMLDPGDVVIVEAPTYPGALHSLKNRGARFVSVPCDAEGMQVDLLPGIIESLRKEDKKVKFIYSIVNFQNPSGVTLSAARRRTLLETACKYGLPIFEDDPYGHLRFDGEHEPTIFSMDKEGIVLYACSFSKILAPGTRVAWVVGPKDIIRKMVMVKQGSDLCTSVVAQALVYEYCRLGHLDGFLPKILSHYRHKRDGMAKAFREYLPEKTEYAVPQGGFFFWLRLPGIDTKELFYKAVDRGVAFVIGESFFPGGGGNEFARTCFTFASETECEEGAKRLALAIGDLEK